The Acinonyx jubatus isolate Ajub_Pintada_27869175 chromosome D1, VMU_Ajub_asm_v1.0, whole genome shotgun sequence genome includes a window with the following:
- the TMEM45B gene encoding transmembrane protein 45B, which translates to MANFKGHALPGSFFLIVGLWWSVKYPLIYFHQKGKSSQLTHYHQRLEIIEAAIRTLFSVIGILAEQFVPDGPYFHLYHENQWVKLMNWQHSTMYLFFAVSGIVDMLTYLVTHVPLGVDRLVMAMAVFTEGFLFYYHVHNRPPLDQHIHSLLLCALFGGTFSIFLEVILRDNIVLQLFRTTLVILQGTWFWQIGFVLFPPFGAPEWDQKDEANIMFITMCFCWHYMAALCIVAINYSLVYCHLTRLKRCGGEIIGIQKLKSDHTYQTALLTGSDEE; encoded by the exons ATGGCAAACTTTAAGGGCCATGCTCTCCCAGGGAGTTTTTTCTTGATAGTTGGACTGTGGTGGTCAGTGAAGTATCCACTGATATACTTCCACCAAAAGGGGAAAAGCAGCCAACTGACTCATTACCATCAGCGCCTTGAGATCATTGAAGCCGCAATCCGAACTTTGTTTTCAGTCATTG GGATCCTGGCAGAGCAGTTTGTTCCAGATGGGCCCTACTTCCACCTGTACCATGAAAACCAGTGGGTGAAGTTGATGAACTGGCAGCACAGCACCATGTATCTGTTCTTTGCAGTCTCGGGAATCGTGGACATGCTCACCTATCTCGTCACCCACGTTCCCCTGGGGGTGGACAGATTGGTTATGGCTATGGCAGTATTCACTGAAG GTTTTCTCTTCTACTACCATGTCCATAACCGACCACCCTTGGACCAGCACATCCACTCACTCCTGCTGTGTGCACTGTTTGGAGGGACTTTCAGCATCTTCTTAGAGGTGATCCTCCGGGACAACATTGTGCTGCAACTTTTCCGAACCACTCTTGTTAttcttcagggcacctggttcTGGCAG ATCGGGTTTGTGCTGTTCCCACCGTTTGGAGCACCTGAATGGGACCAGAAAGATGAAGCAAACATCATGTTCATCACCATGTGTTTCTGCTGGCACTACATGGCTGCCCTCTGCATTGTGGCCATCAACTACTCTCTCGTTTACTG CCATTTGACTCGGTTAAAGAGGTGCGGAGGAGAAATCATTGGGATTcagaagctgaagtcagatcacACTTACCAGACGGCCCTCCTGACTGGCTCAGATGAAGAGTGA